One Cryobacterium roopkundense genomic region harbors:
- a CDS encoding efflux RND transporter permease subunit, giving the protein MYFLAVLSMRNRALIALITIVAAVFGSLALSSHKQELIPSLQLPQLLVSTSYPGASPEVVNDDVSTPIETAIQGLVGLESTSTTSNTNSSLVSATFTYGTDLVKAESKITQAINRIKSALPDGLDPQVISGSIDDFPIISLAVAGGDPATLADELRRSVLGDLRDLPGVREAALSGDTGQRVSITPDPAELTAAGLTTQSIRDALQQNGALIPAGALTEGDKTLSVQAGTKLGTVEDVAALPLLTGASAFAGPSIPGADAAATTIGDVATVSLTENPVTSISRVNGEPALTISVTKVPAANTVEVSHAVRDILPSLEAAVAGATFTVVFDQAPYIQESIDALTQEGMLGLLFAVLVILAFLLSVRATLVTAISIPTSVLITFIALQAVGYSLNIITLGALTIAIGRVVDDSIVVIENIKRHLVAGVDRAETVVYAVREVAGAITASTITTVTVFLPIAFVGGSTGELFRPFALTVTIALLASLLVALTIVPVLAYWFLRTPQAKAVAEPVPVAVGAASADTPAPVVPAHTRHAASADSQFGGVPSELEHPSRLQRGYLPVIGWTLKHAVATLLLAVLLLGATVALLPFMKVNFLGSTGQDTFRVTQTLPVGTSLDAQDAASQQVESTLRAIDGIDIVQVSIGGGGGAIAAASAFRGGAPSSSTVSYAITTADGADADQVQVTAQQELEALPDVGDISVAAASGFGSSGDIEVNVTAATDADLVTATQSIATEVAKQTSITQSSDTLAANRPYIAVTIDRPAAAQAGLSELALGTLVSQAMQPNAVGTIVINETSLSLYLQAETTPASTAELAALQIPTAAGPVSLDTLATVAQVNGPAQITTAKGLRTATVSATPNSDDLGTANAQLATVLADTELPTGATATLGGVTADQTEAFQQLGVAMLIAILIVYIVMVATFRSLLQPLLLLVSIPFAATGAIALQVITGIPLGVPSLIGVLMLIGIVVTNAIVLVDLVNQYRRRGLKVHDALVNGASRRLRPILMTALATIFALLPMAVGLTGTGGFISQPLALVVIGGLVSSTVLTLVVLPVLYFLVEGGRERRADRRAARELAKKERAT; this is encoded by the coding sequence GTGTATTTTCTTGCTGTTCTGAGCATGCGAAACCGGGCGCTCATCGCGCTCATCACCATCGTTGCGGCGGTGTTCGGCAGTCTTGCCCTGTCGAGCCACAAGCAGGAGCTGATCCCGTCGCTCCAGCTGCCGCAGCTGCTCGTATCGACGAGCTATCCCGGCGCGTCGCCCGAGGTCGTGAACGACGATGTGTCGACGCCGATCGAGACCGCAATCCAGGGCCTCGTCGGCCTCGAATCCACCTCGACGACAAGCAACACCAATTCCTCGCTTGTGAGCGCCACATTCACCTATGGCACGGACCTCGTGAAGGCCGAGTCGAAGATCACCCAGGCCATCAACCGCATCAAGTCCGCGCTGCCGGACGGCCTCGACCCACAGGTGATCAGCGGCAGCATCGATGATTTTCCCATCATCTCCCTCGCAGTGGCCGGCGGGGATCCCGCCACCCTCGCCGACGAGCTCAGACGCAGCGTTCTGGGGGATCTTCGCGATCTGCCCGGGGTGCGCGAGGCCGCGCTCTCCGGCGACACGGGCCAGCGCGTCAGCATCACACCCGATCCCGCTGAACTCACCGCGGCAGGCCTGACGACGCAGTCCATTCGCGACGCGCTGCAGCAGAACGGCGCGCTCATTCCCGCTGGCGCCCTCACCGAGGGGGACAAAACCCTTTCGGTTCAGGCCGGAACCAAGCTCGGCACGGTCGAGGACGTGGCAGCGCTGCCACTGCTCACGGGCGCGAGCGCGTTCGCGGGGCCGTCGATCCCGGGCGCGGATGCCGCGGCCACGACCATCGGCGACGTTGCCACCGTCTCCCTCACCGAAAACCCCGTCACGAGCATCTCGCGGGTGAACGGCGAACCAGCGCTCACCATCTCGGTCACCAAGGTTCCCGCCGCCAATACCGTCGAGGTCTCCCATGCCGTGCGGGACATCCTTCCCTCGCTTGAAGCCGCTGTTGCGGGCGCCACGTTCACGGTTGTTTTCGATCAGGCGCCCTACATTCAGGAGTCGATCGACGCGCTCACCCAGGAAGGCATGCTCGGTCTCCTGTTCGCGGTGCTGGTGATCCTCGCCTTCCTGCTGTCAGTTCGCGCCACTCTCGTCACCGCGATCTCCATCCCCACGAGTGTGCTGATCACTTTTATCGCGCTGCAAGCCGTGGGGTATTCGCTCAACATCATCACTCTCGGGGCACTCACGATCGCGATCGGGCGAGTCGTCGACGACTCCATCGTGGTGATCGAGAACATCAAGCGGCACCTGGTGGCCGGGGTCGATCGGGCGGAGACCGTCGTCTATGCAGTGCGCGAGGTCGCGGGGGCCATTACGGCGTCCACCATCACGACGGTCACTGTGTTCCTGCCGATCGCCTTCGTGGGCGGGTCGACAGGGGAGCTGTTCCGCCCTTTCGCCCTCACGGTGACGATCGCGCTGCTCGCCTCCCTGCTCGTGGCCCTCACGATCGTGCCGGTGCTCGCTTACTGGTTCCTGCGCACGCCACAGGCGAAGGCCGTGGCTGAGCCGGTTCCCGTGGCGGTCGGTGCGGCTTCGGCCGATACCCCTGCTCCGGTCGTTCCCGCGCACACGCGACATGCGGCATCCGCTGACTCGCAGTTCGGCGGGGTGCCGAGCGAGCTGGAACATCCCAGCCGGCTCCAGCGCGGCTACCTGCCGGTGATCGGCTGGACGCTCAAGCACGCCGTCGCCACCCTGCTGCTCGCGGTTCTTCTGCTCGGCGCCACGGTGGCGCTGTTGCCGTTCATGAAAGTCAACTTTCTGGGTTCCACTGGACAGGACACCTTTCGGGTGACCCAAACCCTGCCCGTGGGCACGAGCCTCGACGCCCAGGACGCGGCCTCCCAGCAGGTCGAGTCCACCCTGCGCGCCATCGACGGCATCGACATCGTGCAGGTGTCGATTGGCGGGGGAGGCGGAGCGATTGCGGCGGCCAGTGCCTTCCGCGGTGGGGCGCCGTCGTCGAGCACGGTCAGCTACGCCATCACCACGGCCGACGGCGCGGATGCCGACCAGGTTCAGGTGACAGCCCAGCAAGAGCTCGAGGCGCTTCCCGACGTGGGTGACATCTCCGTGGCGGCGGCGAGCGGGTTCGGGTCGTCGGGCGACATCGAAGTGAACGTGACGGCGGCAACGGATGCCGACCTGGTGACCGCGACGCAGTCGATAGCCACCGAGGTGGCCAAACAGACCTCCATCACACAAAGCTCCGACACCCTTGCCGCCAACCGGCCCTACATCGCGGTCACGATAGACCGGCCGGCGGCTGCTCAGGCCGGGCTCAGCGAGCTCGCTCTGGGCACCCTCGTGTCGCAGGCCATGCAGCCGAACGCTGTCGGCACGATCGTGATCAACGAGACGAGCCTGTCCCTCTACCTGCAGGCCGAGACCACACCGGCCAGCACCGCGGAGCTGGCGGCCCTGCAGATACCCACCGCAGCCGGACCGGTGTCCCTTGACACCCTCGCCACCGTGGCACAGGTCAACGGCCCGGCGCAGATCACCACGGCCAAGGGCCTGCGGACCGCGACGGTATCGGCTACACCGAACAGCGATGATCTGGGCACGGCGAACGCGCAACTGGCCACCGTTCTCGCGGACACCGAGCTACCCACCGGGGCCACCGCCACGCTCGGTGGCGTCACGGCCGACCAGACCGAGGCCTTCCAGCAGCTCGGAGTGGCGATGCTGATCGCTATCCTCATCGTGTACATCGTGATGGTGGCGACGTTCCGGTCACTGCTGCAGCCCCTGTTGCTGCTCGTGTCGATCCCGTTCGCGGCCACCGGGGCGATCGCCCTGCAGGTGATCACCGGCATTCCTCTCGGCGTGCCCTCGCTCATCGGCGTGCTCATGCTGATCGGAATCGTGGTCACCAACGCGATAGTGCTCGTCGACCTCGTGAATCAGTACCGCCGGCGTGGGCTGAAGGTTCATGACGCCCTCGTGAACGGGGCATCGCGACGGCTGCGCCCCATCCTGATGACGGCCCTCGCCACGATCTTCGCGCTGCTGCCGATGGCCGTAGGCCTCACGGGCACCGGAGGCTTCATCTCCCAGCCGCTCGCTCTCGTGGTGATCGGTGGGCTCGTCTCGTCGACCGTGCTCACCCTCGTGGTGCTGCCCGTGCTGTACTTCCTTGTGGAGGGCGGCCGGGAACGCCGGGCCGACCGCCGCGCGGCGCGCGAGCTCGCGAAGAAAGAGCGCGCTACCTGA
- a CDS encoding PLP-dependent aminotransferase family protein → MSENHVSARALETLLGQWRGGASAYLALSDRIRLLALDGRLPSDSRLPAERDLSLRLGVSRTTVTAAYRQLREAGYVNSVRGSGSVVRLPGASAPAPTPEADGILDFSKATMPALPGLADAAAYAVAELPRHLGDSGFDPVGIPELRAAIADRFTARGLPTCPEQIMVTLGAQHAIALLARVLVGRGDRALIETPTYPHAAEALRAAGARLAAVSVSAGGPEEDPGTRGWDEPSLLQTLQRSSPVVGYLMPDFHNPTGQSMPVEQRELVASAAADSCTTLIIDETIAELTIDRQGDFPPFAACADARSAPHIVSVGSVGKTVWGGMRIGWIRAEPGLIHKLVAARCANDLGTPILEQLIVARLLTDMPAILAGRRGLLRVGRDHLERRLADTFPNWHVPHVDGGITAWVNLGSPVSSQLALAARSHGLLVPAGPRFGLDGAFERFLRMPFSHSVAETDRAVDALEAAWGSLGRHPFADTGSLAEVV, encoded by the coding sequence TGGCCCTGAGTGACCGCATCCGCTTACTCGCCCTGGATGGCCGACTCCCCAGCGACAGTCGTCTGCCGGCGGAACGCGACCTGAGCCTGCGGCTCGGCGTGAGCCGCACCACCGTGACCGCGGCTTACCGCCAACTGCGCGAGGCCGGCTATGTGAACAGCGTGCGCGGTTCTGGCAGCGTAGTGCGCCTGCCCGGGGCGTCGGCTCCGGCCCCCACTCCCGAGGCAGACGGAATTCTGGATTTCAGCAAGGCCACCATGCCGGCACTGCCCGGGCTGGCGGATGCCGCCGCGTACGCCGTCGCCGAGCTGCCTCGGCACCTGGGCGACTCCGGGTTCGACCCCGTGGGCATTCCCGAGCTCCGCGCGGCTATCGCAGACCGCTTCACGGCGCGCGGACTTCCGACGTGTCCGGAGCAGATCATGGTGACGCTCGGGGCCCAGCACGCCATCGCCCTGCTCGCCCGCGTGCTCGTGGGGCGCGGCGACCGCGCCCTCATCGAGACCCCCACCTACCCGCATGCCGCCGAGGCGCTGCGCGCGGCCGGCGCCCGCCTCGCCGCCGTGAGCGTGTCTGCCGGCGGCCCCGAGGAGGACCCTGGCACGCGTGGCTGGGATGAACCCTCACTCCTGCAGACTCTGCAGCGCAGCAGCCCCGTCGTCGGCTACCTCATGCCCGACTTTCACAATCCCACCGGGCAGAGCATGCCGGTCGAACAGCGCGAACTGGTGGCCTCCGCCGCAGCGGACTCCTGCACCACGCTCATCATCGACGAGACCATCGCCGAGCTCACGATCGATAGGCAGGGCGACTTTCCGCCGTTCGCGGCCTGCGCCGACGCGCGGTCGGCGCCCCACATCGTGAGCGTCGGATCGGTGGGCAAGACAGTCTGGGGCGGTATGCGCATCGGCTGGATCCGCGCCGAACCCGGACTGATCCACAAGCTGGTCGCCGCCCGGTGCGCCAACGACCTCGGAACACCCATCCTGGAACAACTCATCGTGGCGAGACTTCTTACCGATATGCCCGCCATCCTGGCCGGCCGCCGCGGGCTGCTGCGCGTGGGGCGAGACCACCTGGAACGCCGCCTCGCCGATACATTCCCCAATTGGCATGTGCCGCATGTCGACGGTGGCATCACCGCCTGGGTCAACCTCGGCAGCCCTGTGAGCTCGCAACTCGCGCTGGCCGCGCGCAGCCACGGCCTGCTCGTACCGGCAGGTCCACGGTTCGGGCTCGATGGAGCCTTCGAGCGGTTCCTGCGTATGCCGTTCTCGCACTCCGTGGCGGAAACTGATCGCGCCGTGGATGCGCTCGAGGCGGCTTGGGGTTCGCTGGGCAGGCATCCATTCGCCGACACCGGCTCCCTCGCCGAAGTGGTGTGA